One window of the Candidatus Zymogenus saltonus genome contains the following:
- the neuB gene encoding N-acetylneuraminate synthase, with amino-acid sequence MKINEIVIGGRKIGHKNRCFIIAEAGVNHNGEMALAEMLIDAALDAGADAVKFQTFKAERVISKSAPKADYQKKATDPNETQLEMARRLELSFDNFRELKALCDGKGIIFLSSPFDEPSVDFLDEIGVPAFKVASGEITNLPFLEYIAKKGKPVILSTGMSYLGEVEEALRTIMGAGTREVSLLHCVTDYPADPEDSNLAAIQTMKRAFSVPIGYSDHTLGTAVTIAAVALGACIVEKHFTLDKTMPGPDHTASLEPRELKAMVDEIRGVEGAIGDGVKEPRESEEKNRIVGRRSVAAAVKIKEGTPITQGMLTALRPAGGISPKHLPWVIGKKARHDIESGEIITKDMIY; translated from the coding sequence ATGAAAATAAATGAGATAGTAATCGGTGGGAGAAAGATAGGGCACAAAAACCGGTGCTTCATCATTGCGGAGGCCGGCGTCAACCACAACGGCGAGATGGCGCTGGCAGAGATGCTCATTGACGCCGCCCTCGATGCGGGGGCCGACGCCGTGAAGTTTCAGACCTTCAAGGCGGAGCGGGTCATAAGCAAGAGCGCGCCCAAGGCGGATTACCAGAAGAAGGCCACCGACCCGAACGAGACGCAGCTGGAGATGGCCCGCCGGCTGGAGCTCTCCTTCGACAATTTTCGGGAACTCAAGGCCCTCTGCGACGGGAAGGGGATAATCTTTTTATCCTCCCCCTTCGATGAGCCGAGCGTAGATTTTCTTGACGAGATCGGCGTTCCCGCCTTCAAGGTCGCGTCTGGGGAGATCACCAACCTCCCCTTTCTTGAATATATCGCAAAAAAGGGAAAGCCGGTAATCCTCTCCACTGGGATGTCGTATCTGGGTGAGGTCGAGGAGGCGTTGAGGACAATCATGGGGGCCGGGACAAGGGAGGTTTCACTCCTTCACTGCGTTACGGACTATCCTGCGGACCCGGAAGACTCCAACCTCGCCGCTATCCAGACGATGAAGCGGGCCTTTTCGGTTCCGATCGGATACTCTGACCACACCCTGGGAACGGCGGTTACGATCGCCGCCGTCGCCCTCGGCGCGTGCATCGTCGAAAAGCATTTCACCCTCGACAAGACCATGCCCGGCCCCGACCACACGGCGTCGCTTGAGCCCAGGGAACTCAAGGCGATGGTGGATGAAATCAGGGGCGTCGAGGGCGCGATAGGGGACGGCGTAAAGGAGCCGAGGGAAAGCGAGGAGAAAAACCGCATCGTGGGACGGCGAAGCGTCGCCGCCGCCGTGAAGATCAAGGAAGGGACGCCCATAACCCAGGGTATGCTGACGGCGCTTCGCCCCGCCGGCGGGATCTCTCCCAAACACCTTCCGTGGGTGATCGGAAAGAAGGCAAGGCATGACATAGAATCGGGAGAGATTATAACGAAGGATATGATATACTAA
- a CDS encoding GNAT family N-acetyltransferase, whose protein sequence is MDEKGKKPEKRVDVLPYRPGDEKNILSLFREAFGKEMAPEYWRWRFVENPVGEIMINLAWDGDLLASHYPVSPVKISLFGKEYLTGLSLTTMTHPAYRGQGLFSALADDLYGRMAKKEMVMAWGFPNSLIHRSRVRELSWVDIYEVPTFQKDLADKRPVPEPSDAVRRLNGFDEGFDALWERVKGGHAVIAKRDKTALDWRFSRNPVNDYTVFGCYEKETLRGYAVSKVFSDCVDLVDILCEDDDVGMELVFAVVGWAGSKNAKKINTWLNVNLPLHRELEKYGFVNGGPITYLGGRLLLPVCDTKDIYDYRNWYITMGDSDVY, encoded by the coding sequence GTGGACGAAAAAGGAAAAAAGCCGGAAAAGAGAGTGGACGTTCTGCCGTACCGTCCGGGAGACGAAAAGAATATCCTCTCCCTTTTCAGAGAGGCCTTCGGCAAGGAGATGGCCCCGGAATACTGGCGCTGGCGATTTGTGGAAAATCCCGTCGGCGAGATCATGATAAACCTGGCATGGGACGGCGATCTTCTCGCCAGCCACTATCCGGTGTCTCCGGTTAAGATCTCGCTCTTCGGGAAGGAGTATCTCACGGGGCTTTCCCTGACCACCATGACCCACCCCGCCTATCGGGGACAAGGGCTCTTCTCCGCCCTCGCCGACGATCTCTACGGCCGGATGGCGAAAAAGGAGATGGTGATGGCATGGGGCTTTCCGAACAGCCTTATACATCGATCCCGGGTGCGGGAACTGTCGTGGGTCGATATCTATGAAGTGCCGACCTTTCAGAAAGACCTGGCGGATAAAAGGCCGGTTCCGGAGCCGTCCGACGCCGTAAGGCGGCTCAACGGTTTCGACGAGGGGTTTGACGCCCTGTGGGAGCGGGTCAAAGGCGGACATGCCGTCATCGCAAAGAGGGACAAAACCGCCCTTGATTGGCGATTCTCAAGAAATCCGGTAAACGACTACACCGTCTTCGGCTGTTACGAAAAGGAGACGCTCAGGGGATACGCGGTCTCGAAGGTCTTCTCCGACTGCGTTGACCTCGTCGATATCCTCTGCGAGGATGACGATGTGGGAATGGAGCTCGTCTTCGCCGTCGTCGGGTGGGCGGGGTCGAAAAATGCAAAGAAAATAAACACCTGGCTCAACGTCAATCTCCCCCTCCACCGGGAGCTGGAAAAGTACGGATTTGTAAACGGCGGGCCGATTACCTATCTGGGCGGAAGGCTGCTTCTCCCCGTCTGCGATACGAAGGATATCTACGATTACAGGAACTGGTACATAACCATGGGTGATTCCGATGTCTACTGA
- the neuC gene encoding UDP-N-acetylglucosamine 2-epimerase (hydrolyzing) translates to MSTERAKKKRRVLFVTAIRSEYDILYSVMRAVDERPETETNLVVTGAHLSELYGNTADLVELDGFEVVGRFETLLNSDSAAGRVKSLAIEIMGLVDVLDRARPDIVIAMGDREDALAVATTAAYMSIPVAHIGGGDHADDGNIDNSIRHAVTKLSHLHFATTERSAKKILDMGEEEWRVNVVGAPGLDRLLTTKDLSKKEIGDYLEFDIESDRLLVVIQHSISVEIEEAGMQMQKTLEAVSGLEIPTLVGYPNSDAGSHRIIDVINDFARRHPFIRPYKGLPRNIFVNILRHADVLVGNSSAGIIEAPLLKLPVINIGARQRNREHAENVIFVDFDLSEIREALNRALSDKDFLDRVSRCENPYGDGHAGEKIAKVLAETKIDRRLIEKKITY, encoded by the coding sequence ATGTCTACTGAAAGGGCGAAAAAAAAGAGGAGGGTGCTGTTCGTCACGGCCATCCGCTCGGAATACGACATCCTCTATTCCGTCATGCGGGCCGTAGACGAACGTCCCGAGACCGAAACAAACCTGGTCGTTACGGGGGCGCACCTCTCCGAGCTATACGGAAACACCGCCGACCTGGTCGAGTTGGATGGATTCGAGGTGGTGGGGCGATTTGAAACGCTCCTCAATTCCGACAGCGCGGCGGGCAGGGTGAAGTCCCTTGCCATCGAGATCATGGGCCTTGTGGACGTTCTTGACCGGGCAAGGCCCGACATCGTCATCGCCATGGGGGACAGGGAAGACGCCCTGGCCGTGGCGACTACGGCGGCCTACATGAGCATTCCCGTCGCCCACATCGGCGGGGGCGATCATGCCGACGACGGGAATATCGACAACTCAATAAGACACGCGGTAACAAAACTTTCCCACCTCCATTTCGCCACAACCGAGAGGAGCGCCAAGAAAATACTCGATATGGGCGAAGAGGAGTGGCGGGTCAACGTTGTGGGGGCGCCGGGCCTCGACCGCCTCCTGACCACGAAAGACCTCTCGAAAAAAGAGATAGGGGATTATCTTGAATTTGATATCGAGAGCGACAGGCTTCTTGTGGTGATCCAGCATTCCATCAGCGTCGAGATAGAAGAGGCGGGGATGCAGATGCAAAAAACACTGGAGGCGGTTTCTGGGCTGGAAATCCCGACGCTGGTCGGCTATCCCAACTCGGATGCCGGGAGCCACCGGATCATCGATGTCATAAACGACTTTGCCCGGCGGCATCCGTTCATAAGACCGTATAAAGGGCTCCCGAGGAATATCTTCGTCAACATTCTCCGCCATGCCGACGTACTGGTGGGAAACTCCAGCGCCGGCATCATCGAGGCGCCCCTCCTGAAGCTTCCGGTTATAAATATCGGCGCCCGGCAGAGAAACCGGGAACATGCGGAAAACGTCATATTCGTCGATTTCGATCTCTCCGAAATAAGGGAGGCCCTCAACAGGGCCCTTTCCGACAAGGACTTTCTCGACCGGGTCTCCCGCTGCGAGAACCCCTACGGCGACGGACATGCCGGTGAAAAGATAGCGAAAGTCCTTGCGGAGACGAAGATCGACCGGAGGCTTATCGAAAAGAAGATAACCTATTAG
- a CDS encoding PIG-L family deacetylase, which produces MRVLVICAHPDEETLGVGGTLLKHRSQRDELYWIIVTRAHQPKWSEKVIEEKDAEIERVAEAYGIKKYFPLKFPAALLDGVPFDEIIKKIDDVVAAVKPDVVYVVNGGDIHTDHHAVFRAVLSVLKPFRLKDLGVKRVLTFESLSSTEASPHVIAGAFSPTVFIDITGYIDKKIEIMEYYKTESQEDPLPRGPGAIRALARFRGATIGVDYAEAFMLLYTIG; this is translated from the coding sequence ATGCGCGTACTTGTAATTTGCGCCCATCCGGACGAAGAGACCCTGGGTGTCGGCGGAACGCTTCTAAAGCATCGCTCCCAGCGAGACGAGCTCTACTGGATAATCGTCACGAGGGCCCACCAGCCGAAATGGTCAGAGAAGGTCATCGAAGAAAAGGACGCGGAGATAGAGAGGGTCGCCGAAGCCTACGGGATAAAAAAGTATTTTCCCCTCAAGTTTCCTGCGGCGCTCCTGGACGGCGTACCCTTCGACGAGATCATCAAAAAGATCGACGACGTTGTCGCCGCGGTAAAACCGGACGTTGTCTATGTCGTCAACGGGGGCGATATCCACACCGACCATCATGCGGTGTTTCGGGCGGTGCTCTCCGTCCTCAAGCCCTTTCGCCTGAAAGATCTCGGCGTCAAAAGGGTGCTGACCTTCGAGTCCCTCTCCTCCACCGAAGCAAGCCCCCATGTCATCGCAGGGGCGTTTTCGCCAACCGTATTTATCGATATTACCGGGTATATCGACAAAAAGATCGAAATAATGGAGTATTACAAAACCGAGTCACAAGAAGACCCCCTTCCCCGGGGCCCGGGAGCCATTCGGGCGCTGGCGAGATTTCGCGGGGCGACGATCGGTGTTGACTATGCAGAGGCATTTATGTTATTGTATACCATTGGATAA
- a CDS encoding nucleotidyltransferase family protein, translated as MSTLTDFLVTPEKSIREAISKIDRNTKGIVLIVDDSAHLIGTITDGDIRRAILSGYDLSSPVSLLLKERESSPYPKPVTAQVDTVKSELLALMNTHGIRQVPLLDEDGHVVDIAFLTDIVKEYELPLSALVMAGGFGKRLHPLTEKVPKPMLPVGDRPILELIIEQLKNSGIHRVNLAVYYKGDMIEEHFGSGEDFGVEIDYIKEEEPLGTAGALGFLDSTDEPVLIINGDILTKIDFRSMLRFHKEQRSELTVAVSKYDYRVPYGVLECDGPKIKQILEKPLYSFFVNAGIYLLQSSVVQYIPRGKHFDMTDLIEILIQKKHTVVSFPIVEYWLDIGQPDDYKRAQRDIKKEKKGR; from the coding sequence ATGTCCACGCTGACCGATTTTTTAGTCACTCCCGAAAAAAGCATCCGGGAGGCGATTTCCAAGATAGATAGAAATACAAAAGGGATTGTCTTAATCGTAGACGACTCCGCCCATCTCATTGGCACCATCACCGATGGGGATATTCGCCGGGCTATACTCTCGGGATATGATCTCTCCAGTCCGGTCTCTTTGCTCCTGAAGGAGCGGGAAAGCTCCCCATATCCCAAGCCCGTTACCGCACAGGTCGATACGGTAAAATCAGAACTCCTTGCCCTGATGAATACCCACGGAATTCGGCAGGTTCCCCTTCTGGACGAGGACGGGCACGTCGTCGACATCGCTTTTCTGACCGATATTGTAAAGGAATACGAGCTTCCCCTCTCCGCCCTCGTCATGGCGGGAGGATTCGGGAAAAGGCTTCACCCGTTGACGGAAAAGGTCCCCAAGCCGATGCTCCCCGTGGGAGACCGGCCGATACTGGAGCTTATAATAGAGCAGCTTAAAAACTCGGGCATTCACCGCGTCAACCTTGCCGTGTACTACAAGGGCGATATGATAGAAGAGCACTTCGGCAGCGGCGAGGACTTCGGCGTCGAGATAGATTACATAAAGGAGGAGGAGCCTCTGGGCACCGCCGGGGCACTGGGTTTTTTAGATTCTACCGATGAGCCGGTCCTCATCATCAACGGCGATATCCTCACCAAGATAGACTTTAGGTCGATGCTGAGATTTCATAAGGAGCAAAGGTCGGAGCTTACCGTGGCGGTAAGCAAATACGATTATCGGGTTCCCTACGGCGTTCTGGAATGCGACGGGCCCAAAATAAAACAGATTTTGGAAAAGCCCCTCTACAGCTTCTTCGTCAACGCGGGGATATATCTCCTCCAGTCGTCGGTCGTGCAGTATATCCCCAGGGGAAAACATTTCGACATGACCGACCTTATCGAGATATTGATACAGAAGAAGCACACGGTCGTCAGCTTCCCTATAGTGGAGTACTGGCTGGACATAGGGCAGCCCGATGACTACAAAAGGGCGCAACGGGATATAAAAAAGGAGAAAAAAGGGCGATGA